A single Dasypus novemcinctus isolate mDasNov1 chromosome 4, mDasNov1.1.hap2, whole genome shotgun sequence DNA region contains:
- the GET1 gene encoding guided entry of tail-anchored proteins factor 1 isoform X2 produces MFADPSGRLPETPPEVFSNAPLLSPGLPVTSPPLGDSAVRPSRCSPHPAPLSWDPPCVLPCRAWCWALPPGRCASFPSSGRLAVRAGSQEGVTVPMSRVLQKDAEQEAQMRAEIQGMKQELSTVNMMDEFARYARLERKINKMTDKLKTHVKARTAQLAKIKWVISVAFYVLQAALMISLIWKYYSVPVAVVPSKWITPLDRLVAFPTRVAGGIGITCWILVCNKVVAIVLHPFS; encoded by the exons ATGTTCGCTGACCCCTCGGGCCGGTTGCCAGAGACTCCTCCTGAGGTTTTCTCTAATGCCCCCCTCCTTTCCCCAGGCCTGCCTGTCACCTCCCCTCCCTTGGGGGACAGCGCGGTGCGACCATCACGGTGCTCCCCCCACCCTGCGCCCCTCTCCTGGGATCCGCCCTGTGTTCTTCCCTGTCGTGCCTGGTGTTGGGCGCTACCTCCCGGCCGCTGTGCGTCATTCCCGAGCTCGGGGCGGCTGGCAGTGAGGGCTGGTTCCCAGGAGGGTGTCACGGTACCG ATGTCCAGGGTGCTGCAAAAGGATGCAGAGCAGGAGGCACAGATGAGAGCGGAGATCCAGGGTATGAAGCAAGAGCTCTCCACCGTCAACATGATGGACGAGTTTGCCAGATACGCCAGGCTGGAGAGGAAGATCAACAAGATGACCGATAAGCTCAAAACTCACG tgaaAGCACGGACGGCTCAGTTAGCCAAGATAAAGTGGGTTATCAGCGTTGCTTTCTATGTATTACAA GCTGCACTGATGATCTCACTTATTTGGAAGTATTATTCTGTCCCTGTGGCTGTGGTGCCAAGTAAATGGATAACTCCACTTGATCGTCTAGTAGCATTTCCTACTAGAGTAGCAG gTGGCATTGGAATTACTTGTTGGATTTTAGTCTGTAACAAAGTTGTGGCTATTGTGCTTCACCCTTTCAGCTGA